From the Paenibacillus sp. R14(2021) genome, the window CTTTCTTTACCGGTTTGCGAGGTGCCGCTGCCTTGCTCGGCTCCGGAAGCTCGAAGCTTTCTTCGTCTTCCTGTACTTCTTCTTCATCCTCGCGCTTATCTTGGCAGCCGCACTTGCACGGTTTCTTGCCTGGCATTGCCGCTGTGCTTACTGGCGATACTTGACCGTTGCCCATGTAGCCATAGCTGAACTGCGGGCCAACATTTGCCGGCGATACCATCGAAGGATTGTAGCCGTAGCCACCCATTGGACCCATGCTCTCTGGCGATACCATCGAAGGATTGTAGCCGTAGCCACCCATCGGACCCATACTCTCTGGCGATACCATTGACGGATTATAGCCATAGCCGCCCATCGGTCCCATGCTCTCCGGCGATACCATCGACGGGTTGTAGCCGTAGCCGCCCATTGGACCCATGCTCTCTGGCGATACCATCGACGGATTATAGCCATAGCCGCCCATTGGACCCATGCTCTCCGGCGATACCATCGACGGATTGTAGCCGTAGCCGCCCATTGGACCCATGCTCTCCGGCGATACCCAATCAGGTCCGCAGTCTTCGTCGCTGATTGGACTTACCATCGGCGATCCCCAGCCATAGTTTGGAGCCCCCCACGGCAAGCCGGCCGTCGATTCGGCTGGACTAACCGCGGTAGGATTCGTCTGCGGATACCCGTAGCCGCCTCCCGTCATTGCCGGTGACACTGCCGTCGGCATGCCGTAGCCGCCTGTCATTGCCGGAGATACCGCTGTCGGCATGCCGTAGTCGCCCGCCATTGCCGGAGATACCGCCGTCGGCATACCATAACCTCCCGTCATTGCTGGGGATACCGCCGTCGGCATACCATAACCTCCCGTCATTGCCGGGGATACCGCCGTCGGCATACCGTAACCTCCCGTCATTGCCGGCGACACCGCGGTCGGCATTCCATAGCCGCCCGTCATTGCCGGGGATACCGCTGTTGGCATTCCATAGTCGCCCGTCATTGCCGGCGACACCGCCGTCGGCTGACTGTAGCCGTAGCCGCTGTGAACCGGCGATACTGCCGTCGGCTGGCTGAACCCGTAGCCGCTGTGAACCGGCGAAGGCATGTCATGCAAAGACATGACTTCCGTTGCCGGTACGCCATATTGTATAAACAAATCGATGTTTTGCTCATAGGTATGTTGGTGAACGGGGTATTTCTTCTCCACTACCGCCGCAGGCTTCTGAACGACTTCCGGAGCAGGTGCTGGAAGCGGCGTCGGTACAGGTGTCGGCTCTGGAGCTGGAATTTCTTCCTCAACCGGCAGTTCAAACTCCGGCATAGGCATTGGTGTCGGTACAGGCGCAGTATTCGCTTTCGGACCTGTCGGCTTCTTGCCAGGAATAAGCGGCAGCGGTGCCGTCGACATTTTACCCATCAGGCCATGAACGCTCTGCATCACCGATGTCGGGTGCAGCTTGTGGTGGCCGCCCCCCTCGTGATGGCCTTGACCGTCATTCATGTCAGGCATTGAGCTCGGTGAGCTTGGTTTCGGCACGTTGACAATTTCGCCGGTAAGCAGCACGTTCGGATTTTTAAGCTGCGGATTCGCCTTAATCATATCTCCGAGCGGCACTCCCCATGCTTTGGACAGCTTCCAAAGCGTATCGCCCTGCTGTACGACATGCTGATGCATAATTTCCATGTTCCCTCCGTTAGACGCCGGCACTTTAATTTTCATGCCGATTTCAATCTGGTCTGGATTTGTAATGGTAGGGTTAAGCTGCAAAATTTCTTCCTGCGAAACATTGTACTTCTGCGCAATCAAGTACAGCGTGTCGCCTTTTTTTACAATATGGATTTTCACCCGCCAATAACCTCCTGTCACGTTTACGTCTGGGGAAGACGCAGTAAACGCCCGTTATCAATCCCTACATCCTATGCATGATATGGGCGAGTGTCACCCTTCTTCATAAAAAAAAATTGGAGTCCCCTGGGTACGATGCCCAAGCAGAACTCCAATTTCCGTTTT encodes:
- a CDS encoding LysM peptidoglycan-binding domain-containing protein gives rise to the protein MKIHIVKKGDTLYLIAQKYNVSQEEILQLNPTITNPDQIEIGMKIKVPASNGGNMEIMHQHVVQQGDTLWKLSKAWGVPLGDMIKANPQLKNPNVLLTGEIVNVPKPSSPSSMPDMNDGQGHHEGGGHHKLHPTSVMQSVHGLMGKMSTAPLPLIPGKKPTGPKANTAPVPTPMPMPEFELPVEEEIPAPEPTPVPTPLPAPAPEVVQKPAAVVEKKYPVHQHTYEQNIDLFIQYGVPATEVMSLHDMPSPVHSGYGFSQPTAVSPVHSGYGYSQPTAVSPAMTGDYGMPTAVSPAMTGGYGMPTAVSPAMTGGYGMPTAVSPAMTGGYGMPTAVSPAMTGGYGMPTAVSPAMAGDYGMPTAVSPAMTGGYGMPTAVSPAMTGGGYGYPQTNPTAVSPAESTAGLPWGAPNYGWGSPMVSPISDEDCGPDWVSPESMGPMGGYGYNPSMVSPESMGPMGGYGYNPSMVSPESMGPMGGYGYNPSMVSPESMGPMGGYGYNPSMVSPESMGPMGGYGYNPSMVSPESMGPMGGYGYNPSMVSPANVGPQFSYGYMGNGQVSPVSTAAMPGKKPCKCGCQDKREDEEEVQEDEESFELPEPSKAAAPRKPVKKVVVRQTRTVKQKRRGSLPWING